Proteins co-encoded in one Eschrichtius robustus isolate mEscRob2 chromosome 8, mEscRob2.pri, whole genome shotgun sequence genomic window:
- the TSPAN33 gene encoding tetraspanin-33 isoform X3 produces MVMVAVGVYARLMKHAEAALACLAVDPAILLIVVGVLMFLLTFCGCIGSLRENICLLQTFSLCLTIVFLLQLAAGVLGFVFSDKARGKVSEIINNAIVHYRDDLDLQNLIDFGQKKFGCCGGISYKDWSLNMYFNCSEDNPSRERCSVPYSCCLPTPNQAVINTMCGQGMQALDYLEASKVIYTNGCIDRLVNWIHSNLFVLGGVALGLAIPQLVGILLSMILVSQIKDQIKLQLYNQQHRADPWY; encoded by the exons ATGGTGATGGTTGCCGTGGGAGTCTACGCTCGGCTGATGAAGCATGCAG aagCAGCGCTGGCCTGCCTGGCCGTGGACCCTGCCATCCTGCTGATTGTGGTGGGCGTCCTCATGTTCCTGCTCACCTTCTGCGGCTGCATCGGCTCTCTCCGGGAGAACATCTGCCTCCTGCAGACG TTCTCCCTCTGTCTCACCATCGTGTTCCTGCTACAGCTGGCAGCCGGGGTCCTGGGCTTCGTCTTCTCAGACAAG GCACGGGGGAAAGTGAGTGAGATCATCAATAATGCCATTGTGCACTACCGAGATGACTTGGACCTGCAGAACCTCATTGATTTTGGCCAGAAGAAG TTCGGCTGCTGTGGAGGGATTTCCTACAAGGACTGGTCCCTGAACATGTACTTCAACTGTTCGGAAGACAACCCCAGCCGTGAGCGCTGCTCTGTGCCTTACTCCTGTTGCTTGCCTACCCCCAACCAG GCAGTGATCAACACCATGTGTGGCCAAGGTATGCAGGCCCTTGACTACTTGGAAGCTAGTAAAGTCATCTACACCAATGGCTGTATTGACAGACTGGTCAACTGGATACACAGCAACCTCTTCGTACTTGGTGGTGTGGCACTGGGCCTGGCCATCCCCCAG CTTGTGGGAATCCTGCTGTCCATGATCCTCGTGAGTCAGATCAAAGATCAGATCAAACTACAGCTCTACAACCAGCAGCACCGGGCTGACCCATGGTACTGA